A window of Cyanobacterium sp. T60_A2020_053 genomic DNA:
ATAAAAACCCCCCACCAAGAAGGCAGAGGGTAAATTGTTAAAATTTAATTACTTACCAAACACATGAGAGTTTAGCCGAACTTACCAGCCGTAGAAGCAATTAAGAAAGCTGCGTATGTGAGGATATAGCCGATAGTAAAGTGAGCTAAACCAACCAAACGAGCTTGAACGATGGATAAAGCTACAGGCTTATCTTTCCAACGAACTAAGTTAGCTAAAGGAGTGCGCTCGTGCGCCCAAACGATAGTTTCGATCAATTCTTGCCAATAACCACGCCAAGAAATTAAGAACATGAAACCAGTCGCCCAGACGAGGTGTCCGAATAAGAACATCCAAGCCCACACAGAGAGGTTATTTACACCATAAGGGTTATAACCGTTGATTAACTGAGCAGAGTTTGCCCATAAATAATCTCTGAACCAACCCATTAAATAGGTGGAGTTTTCATTGAACTGAGCAACATTACCAGTCCATACCCCTAAGTGTTTCCAATGCCAGTAGAAAGTTAACCAACCAAGAGTGTTTAACATCCAGAACATAGCGAGGTAGAAAGCATCCCAAGCAGAGATGTCACAAGTACCGCCACGACCAGGACCATCACAAGGGAAGGAATAACCGAAGTCTTTTTTATCAGGCATTAACTTAGAACCACGAGCATCCAAAGCGCCCTTCACCAAAATCAAAGTAGTGGTGTGTAAACCAAGAGCGATGGCATGGTGTACTAAAAAGTCACCAGGTCCAATGCTGAGGAATAAAGAATTAGTACCACTGTTGATGGCATCTAACCAACCGGGCAACCATACTGCACTAGCCGTAGAAGCAACACTTTCAGGATTAGCCAATAAGGTATCGAAACCATATAAAGCCTTACCAGAAGCTGCTTGAATAAACTGAGCAAATACAGGCTCGATTAAAATTTGTTTTTCGGGAGTACCAAAAGCAACTACCACATCATTGTGAACATAAAGTCCTAAAGTGTGGAAACCTAAGAATAAGGAAACCCAACTTAAATGAGAGATAATCGCCTCTTTGTGTTCCAGCATACGAGCTAAAACATTGTCTTTATTCGCTTCTGGATCATAGTCACGAATGAAGAAGATCGCACCGTGGGCAAAAGCACCGACCATCAAGAAACCAGCGATGTACTGGTGATGAGTGTAAAGCGCCGCCTGAGTAGTGTAATCCTTAGCAATGAACACATAGGAAGGTAAAGAATACATATGTTGAGCCACCAAAGAAGTTACAACCCCAAGAGAAGCAAGAGCTAAACCTAATTGGAAGTGTAAAGAATTGTTGATGGTATCATATAAACCTCTGTGTCCAGCGCCCAACGCCCCACCAAAAGGAGTACCTTGAGGGGGATTATGAGCTGCTAAAATGTCCTTAATACTGTGACCAATACCCCAGTTAGTGCGGTACATATGACCAGCAATGATGAAGATAACAGCAATAGCTAAATGGTGATGAGCAATGTCAGTCAACCATAAAGATTCAGTTTGAGGATGGAAACCACCGACAAAAGTAAGAATTGCATTTCCAGCACCGTTAGCCGTACCAAACACATGACTAGCCGTGTCAGGATTCTGAGCATAAACACCCCAATTACCAGTAAAGAAAGGAGCTAAACCAGCAGGGTGAGGTTTCACACTCAAGAAGTTATCCCAACCAACATGGATACCACGGGATTCAGGGATGGCAACGTGTACTAAGTGACCAGTCCATGCCAAAGAACTCACACCAAAAAGAGCGGCCAAATGGTGATTTAAACGAGACTCAGCATTTTTGAACCAAGAAAGGCTCGGACGGAACTTAGGTTGTAAGTGCAACCAACCAGCAAACAAGAACACCGCAGACAGAATTAATAAAAATACTGCACCAGTATATAAATCTTGATTATTGGTCATACCGATGGTGTAGAACCAGTGGTAAACACCAGAATAAGCCACGTTAACAGGACTAGATGAACCTGCTTGAGAGAAAGCATCGATAGCGCCTTGACCGAAATGAGGGTCCCAAATCGCATGGGCGATAGGACGAACGTTTAAAGGATCTTTGATCCACTGCTCAAAATTGCCTTGCCACGCCACATGGAATACAGTACCGGAAGTCCATAAAAAGATGATCGCTAAATGACCGAAGTGAGAAGCAAAAATCTTTTGGTAGAGGTTCTCTTCAGTCATACCGTCATGAGTTTCAAAGTCATGAGCAGTAGCGATTCCGTACCATAACCTTCTTGTAGTGGGGTCTTGGGCTAAATCTTGGCTAAATTTGGGAAATTTAGTTGCCATAGCTTTTTTCTAGGAAGTCTCCTGTTACACAATAAGAGTCAACGTTATTTTTGTTGCTCGGTTTTGTTTTTTTGCTCTGCCTAGAGCTTATGAGCATAAGTCTAGGCAGGTATTAAAGTTGTTTTTTAATAGTGTTGAAGGTGATGGAATCACGATCAACGATTAACGTTTAAAACGGCTTCATTTGTTATTTTATAACCTATTTAACCGCCAACCTTCCTACTTTCGTAGAGAAAGTTTACATTCTTAACCCACCGCCAAAATACGACAGAGGAAGAATGCCCAAGTAGTCACGATACTACCTAAGAGATAGTGAGCGACACCAACCGCACGACCTTGAATAATACTCAAAGCACGAGGTTGAATTGCTGGGGCTAAATTGAGTTTGTTATGAGCCCATACAATGGATTCAATTAATTCTTGCCAATAGCCACGTCCACTGAATAAGAACATTAAACTAAAAGCGAAGATAAAGTGACCTGCTAAGAACATGATGCCATAAGCAGATAAGGCAGAACCGTAGGAATTAATTACGTTAGCTGCTTGCGCCCATAAGAAGTCACGCAACCAACCGTTAATGGTAATAGCACTTTGAGCGAAGTTACCACCAGTAATGTGAGATACAGTTCCATCAGGAGATACAGTTCCCCATACATCTGACTGCATTTTCCAACTGAAGTGGAAGATTACAATAGATAAGGAGTTGTACATCCAAAATAAACCTAAGAACACATGATCCCATCCCGATACTTGACAAGTACCACCACGACCAGGACCATCACAAGGGAAACGGAAGCCTAATTCAGCTTTGTCAGGGATAAGTCTGGAACTACGCGCGTAAAGTACCCCTTTGAGAAGGATTAACACGGTAACGTGAATGGTGAAAGCATGGATATGGTGAACCATGAAATCAGCAGTACCTAAAGCAATAGGCATCATGGCAACTTTGCCACCTACTGCAATCACATCGCCACCGAAAGCATAGCTAACTGGGGCAGAGGCGAAGGGCGCTGTATTGCCGGGCGCTACGGTGTGGAGATTTTGAAT
This region includes:
- the psaB gene encoding photosystem I core protein PsaB; the protein is MATKFPKFSQDLAQDPTTRRLWYGIATAHDFETHDGMTEENLYQKIFASHFGHLAIIFLWTSGTVFHVAWQGNFEQWIKDPLNVRPIAHAIWDPHFGQGAIDAFSQAGSSSPVNVAYSGVYHWFYTIGMTNNQDLYTGAVFLLILSAVFLFAGWLHLQPKFRPSLSWFKNAESRLNHHLAALFGVSSLAWTGHLVHVAIPESRGIHVGWDNFLSVKPHPAGLAPFFTGNWGVYAQNPDTASHVFGTANGAGNAILTFVGGFHPQTESLWLTDIAHHHLAIAVIFIIAGHMYRTNWGIGHSIKDILAAHNPPQGTPFGGALGAGHRGLYDTINNSLHFQLGLALASLGVVTSLVAQHMYSLPSYVFIAKDYTTQAALYTHHQYIAGFLMVGAFAHGAIFFIRDYDPEANKDNVLARMLEHKEAIISHLSWVSLFLGFHTLGLYVHNDVVVAFGTPEKQILIEPVFAQFIQAASGKALYGFDTLLANPESVASTASAVWLPGWLDAINSGTNSLFLSIGPGDFLVHHAIALGLHTTTLILVKGALDARGSKLMPDKKDFGYSFPCDGPGRGGTCDISAWDAFYLAMFWMLNTLGWLTFYWHWKHLGVWTGNVAQFNENSTYLMGWFRDYLWANSAQLINGYNPYGVNNLSVWAWMFLFGHLVWATGFMFLISWRGYWQELIETIVWAHERTPLANLVRWKDKPVALSIVQARLVGLAHFTIGYILTYAAFLIASTAGKFG